From one Tsukamurella tyrosinosolvens genomic stretch:
- a CDS encoding VOC family protein → MTVRQIQVTFDCADPKRVALFWCEALGYVVPPPPPGFADWDAFEATLPAEAHGSAFACVDPNGVGPRLFFQRVPEGKTVKNRVHLDVRVGTGMVGAERLAALEAEGARLEKLGATRLYLQEADGENESCLTMADVEGNEFCLD, encoded by the coding sequence ATGACTGTCAGGCAGATCCAGGTCACCTTCGACTGTGCGGACCCGAAGCGCGTCGCGCTGTTCTGGTGCGAGGCGCTCGGCTACGTCGTACCGCCGCCCCCGCCGGGCTTCGCGGACTGGGACGCCTTCGAGGCGACGTTGCCGGCGGAGGCGCACGGCTCCGCGTTCGCGTGCGTCGACCCGAACGGCGTCGGCCCGCGCCTGTTCTTCCAGCGCGTGCCCGAGGGGAAGACGGTCAAGAACCGCGTGCACCTCGACGTCCGCGTCGGGACCGGCATGGTGGGCGCCGAGCGCCTCGCGGCACTGGAGGCCGAGGGCGCGCGGCTGGAGAAGCTGGGCGCGACCCGCCTCTACCTGCAGGAGGCCGACGGCGAGAACGAGTCGTGCCTCACCATGGCCGACGTCGAGGGCAACGAGTTCTGCCTCGACTGA